A section of the Candidatus Omnitrophota bacterium genome encodes:
- a CDS encoding NYN domain-containing protein has protein sequence MSLHYILDGYNILKQVSHLSDRKLKHGRLGLIQMLRLSPSLKKQKITIVFDGCEDGQGLSPRRDFQILFSKSLNADNKIKSLVERSDSRRRIVVVSDDKELCFFIRGLGACILSVSEFTSEILQKYKTSSDSRESEKDLDYKQKLAINREFRKIWLGETD, from the coding sequence ATGTCCTTACATTACATACTCGACGGTTATAATATCTTAAAGCAGGTTTCCCATCTTAGCGATAGAAAATTAAAACATGGCAGACTGGGTTTAATTCAGATGCTAAGGCTAAGCCCTAGCTTGAAGAAGCAGAAGATTACCATTGTATTTGACGGTTGTGAAGATGGGCAGGGTTTAAGTCCACGCCGAGATTTCCAAATTCTATTTTCTAAGAGTTTGAATGCTGATAATAAAATCAAGAGCCTTGTTGAGCGATCTGACTCTAGGCGAAGGATTGTTGTTGTCTCAGATGATAAGGAGCTGTGTTTTTTTATTAGGGGTTTGGGGGCATGTATCTTAAGTGTTTCTGAGTTTACCTCAGAGATCTTGCAAAAATATAAGACTTCTTCTGACTCTAGAGAGTCTGAAAAAGATTTAGATTACAAGCAGAAGTTGGCGATTAACCGGGAATTTAGGAAAATCTGGCTGGGAGAGACAGATTAG
- a CDS encoding insulinase family protein — MYSLTKEAKKYIHIYMNKLKTTIKIITILSLLSLIVLPLLQESRADTTNLTSELPTNKTEKIILDNGLTILLKELPSSEIACIVALIKSGSAREARFLGSGIAHLCEHMLFKDDPENPKSEIAKQVSLLGGTINGSTSYDWTSYQISLPKENLLAALELFYQFLMKAQFQQEDLEKEKQVVLKEINLGKDNPHKLLWNLLLQTTFNNHPYRYPIIGYENLLKRLTLANLRKFYKQTYVPQNLIISISGSFDRKQIKNRIQDLFGKDEMGPIQSKYDIVEPQQNTMRQVLKDLKATTFGYAALGFRSVSIHEKDLYALDLLASILGEGTSSRLNQNLKEEKKLVYSIDALNYTPKDPGLFVITFTSEPENQDKAYDEILKEIENIKEFEVNKEELIRAKQSIKSGLLFRLAACENLATSSAHNEATLGDPDFDEEYIRKIENITSLEVRNAALKYLNSSSLSFLRVIPQDKEKCEKTIPKSATEKQEIKRIELDGGLRILLLEDDRLPIVNIRVAFLGGLLAENNKNNGISDLTSKLLLKGTKTKSAFEISRLMESWGGNISSFSGNNSFGISIEVLKENTESTLKLVSEIILSPAFDAVEIDKEKNLNLAQLKRQREDIFTRGSLLLKKEIYQDHPYSMNALGTQDSIASLNRKSILDFYKQHIRKPNIVISVFGDIDNQRTLKLIKNLFANLDNKVVSFTAKERIMPLKNSITNFDILEKEQSLFLIGFPTCSLKNPDRYVLDIISEVLSGLDGRLFRNIREELGIAYALSADNANLLEAGHFLFYVATTSENLKKAQEKIWQEINSLKKKGIDEEELERAKRSLTGKMKISLEANAALSWHAILDELYGLGFLNYKDYESRLNSITTKKVKNILNKYFNDNFVEIFITPTSFFPEPGPAKGLSFRH, encoded by the coding sequence ATGTATTCATTGACAAAGGAAGCAAAAAAGTATATACATATCTATATGAATAAACTAAAGACCACAATCAAAATCATAACCATATTAAGCCTCCTATCTCTAATAGTTCTACCTCTACTCCAAGAATCAAGGGCCGATACTACCAATTTAACCTCAGAACTTCCAACAAACAAGACAGAAAAAATCATTCTGGATAATGGTCTAACCATTCTTCTTAAGGAACTGCCTTCCTCTGAAATCGCCTGTATCGTAGCCTTGATCAAATCCGGTAGCGCAAGAGAAGCAAGGTTCTTAGGTAGCGGTATAGCCCATCTTTGCGAGCACATGCTCTTTAAAGATGATCCTGAAAATCCTAAAAGTGAAATAGCCAAACAGGTGAGCCTTCTGGGCGGTACAATAAACGGTTCAACCTCCTATGACTGGACAAGTTACCAGATCAGCCTGCCAAAAGAAAATTTACTAGCTGCCTTAGAGCTATTCTATCAATTCTTGATGAAGGCTCAATTTCAGCAAGAAGATTTAGAGAAAGAAAAACAAGTCGTATTAAAGGAAATTAACTTAGGCAAAGACAATCCCCATAAATTATTATGGAATCTACTGCTGCAGACGACATTCAACAACCATCCTTATCGCTATCCAATTATAGGCTATGAAAATCTATTAAAGAGACTAACACTGGCGAATCTAAGAAAATTCTACAAACAAACTTATGTGCCGCAAAATTTGATTATAAGTATTTCAGGAAGCTTTGACAGAAAACAAATTAAAAATAGAATCCAGGATCTATTTGGCAAAGATGAAATGGGCCCAATACAGTCTAAGTACGATATCGTCGAACCGCAACAGAACACCATGCGGCAAGTCCTAAAAGATTTGAAAGCAACAACTTTTGGTTATGCTGCCTTAGGCTTTCGTTCTGTGAGCATCCATGAAAAAGATCTCTATGCCCTTGATTTATTGGCCTCGATCCTGGGCGAAGGAACAAGTTCGCGTCTAAATCAAAACCTGAAAGAAGAAAAGAAACTTGTTTACTCAATAGATGCATTAAATTATACGCCAAAAGATCCGGGACTATTTGTCATAACATTTACAAGCGAGCCGGAAAACCAAGACAAGGCATACGATGAAATTCTAAAAGAAATAGAAAATATCAAAGAGTTTGAGGTAAATAAAGAAGAATTAATCAGGGCAAAACAATCTATCAAAAGCGGTTTATTGTTTCGACTTGCGGCTTGTGAGAATCTTGCCACATCAAGTGCACATAATGAAGCAACCTTAGGCGACCCTGATTTCGACGAGGAATACATTAGAAAGATTGAAAACATAACGAGTCTTGAGGTTCGCAATGCAGCTCTAAAATATCTAAATTCCTCCTCCCTTAGCTTCCTCCGTGTTATACCTCAAGACAAAGAAAAATGCGAAAAAACTATTCCAAAATCAGCAACAGAAAAACAAGAAATAAAAAGAATTGAATTAGACGGCGGCCTAAGAATCCTATTGTTAGAAGATGATCGCCTGCCAATAGTAAACATCAGAGTAGCTTTCCTGGGCGGACTCTTAGCAGAGAATAATAAAAATAATGGTATTTCCGATCTTACTTCCAAGCTCCTGCTCAAAGGCACAAAGACAAAAAGCGCATTTGAAATATCAAGATTAATGGAATCCTGGGGTGGTAATATCAGCTCCTTCTCCGGCAATAATTCATTTGGCATCTCAATTGAGGTACTCAAGGAAAATACTGAAAGTACATTAAAGCTTGTTTCTGAAATAATCCTCTCCCCTGCCTTTGACGCTGTAGAAATAGATAAAGAGAAAAATCTCAACTTAGCACAGTTAAAAAGACAGAGAGAAGATATATTTACCAGGGGCTCGCTCCTTTTAAAAAAAGAAATATATCAAGACCATCCATATTCCATGAACGCGTTGGGAACGCAAGATTCAATAGCAAGCTTGAATCGAAAAAGCATTCTAGACTTCTATAAACAACATATAAGAAAACCAAACATAGTTATTAGTGTCTTTGGCGATATCGATAATCAGCGCACATTGAAACTTATAAAAAATCTTTTTGCCAATCTAGACAATAAAGTCGTATCTTTTACTGCTAAAGAAAGAATAATGCCGCTTAAAAACAGCATCACTAATTTTGATATACTAGAGAAGGAACAGTCGTTGTTTTTGATTGGATTTCCTACCTGCAGCCTGAAAAATCCTGACAGGTATGTACTGGATATTATTTCTGAAGTTCTTTCTGGGCTTGATGGCAGGCTGTTTAGGAATATTAGAGAGGAACTCGGTATTGCCTATGCCTTAAGCGCGGACAATGCAAATCTTCTGGAGGCTGGACACTTCCTCTTTTATGTGGCAACGACAAGCGAAAATCTAAAAAAAGCGCAAGAAAAAATCTGGCAGGAAATCAACTCCCTAAAAAAGAAAGGTATAGACGAAGAAGAGCTAGAACGCGCCAAAAGAAGCCTGACCGGAAAGATGAAAATCTCTCTGGAAGCCAACGCTGCGCTTTCTTGGCATGCGATATTAGACGAATTATATGGCTTGGGATTCTTAAATTATAAGGATTATGAAAGCCGCTTAAATTCAATCACGACTAAAAAGGTTAAGAATATCTTAAATAAATATTTCAATGATAATTTTGTGGAAATATTTATAACCCCTACTTCTTTCTTCCCTGAACCAGGGCCAGCTAAGGGCTTATCTTTCAGGCACTAA
- a CDS encoding response regulator, with protein MNYKILIAEDEADALGVLSKHLKDAGYDIVTATDGEDALNKIKDTSPDIILLDINMPKKNGFEVLCQLRANPPSGKWQPVIIISTKNEFDSLRKGYELDADYYITKPFTLENVSDAVKTMISLIPIRRKEE; from the coding sequence ATGAATTATAAAATTCTAATAGCTGAAGATGAAGCTGATGCTCTAGGAGTATTAAGCAAGCACTTAAAAGATGCAGGTTATGATATTGTTACTGCAACTGATGGCGAAGATGCCTTAAATAAGATAAAGGATACTAGCCCGGATATAATTCTTCTTGATATTAATATGCCAAAGAAGAATGGATTTGAGGTACTTTGCCAGCTACGCGCTAACCCCCCTTCAGGAAAATGGCAGCCAGTCATCATTATTTCTACAAAAAATGAGTTTGACAGTTTGCGTAAAGGTTACGAATTAGATGCAGACTACTATATTACCAAGCCTTTTACTTTAGAAAATGTCTCCGATGCTGTCAAAACCATGATTAGCCTCATCCCAATAAGAAGAAAAGAAGAGTAG
- a CDS encoding RNA pseudouridine synthase — translation MLVIPARNERKLSLLELLNKKAKEDNLSYRLHPCHRIDRDASGIVVFAKGKKSQALVMEQFKKRQVSKSYLAFIKGTLERKKGTLIDFIQAIPKKSKRRALLHYKVVEERNGWSLVNVQSLTGRTNQIRIQFANVGHPLLGERLYAFGRDFNVKFRRLGLHARGISFRHPKDRRTISLHCPLPSDMKKFLDSHD, via the coding sequence ATGTTAGTAATCCCTGCAAGAAATGAGAGGAAATTGAGTCTGCTTGAACTATTGAACAAAAAGGCCAAGGAGGATAACTTATCCTATCGCTTGCATCCTTGTCATCGTATAGATAGGGATGCCTCTGGAATTGTTGTATTCGCTAAGGGCAAGAAGAGCCAGGCATTAGTTATGGAGCAATTTAAAAAAAGACAAGTGAGCAAGAGCTATCTTGCTTTTATAAAAGGAACCTTAGAGCGAAAAAAAGGAACACTCATAGATTTTATCCAAGCAATTCCAAAGAAATCTAAAAGAAGGGCCTTGTTGCATTATAAGGTAGTAGAAGAGAGAAATGGCTGGAGCCTAGTAAATGTGCAGTCCCTAACAGGTAGGACTAATCAGATTAGAATACAGTTTGCCAATGTCGGCCACCCTCTTTTGGGTGAACGCCTATATGCTTTTGGCAGAGATTTTAATGTTAAATTTAGACGTCTTGGGTTGCACGCACGCGGCATCTCTTTTCGCCATCCTAAAGATAGGCGAACAATTTCCCTGCATTGTCCCTTGCCTTCTGACATGAAGAAATTCCTAGATTCACATGATTAA
- the pabB gene encoding aminodeoxychorismate synthase component I, producing the protein MKPSQDKLNTLLSLIEKKENCVLLWTDLRDRENQRSLLFTDPQDLIIARRLEDVESCFDKIQSYLRQGLHIAGYLSYEASFAFEERFKGLDTSDSVLMWFGVYRKPKIIQFDNCSLRLREDFPKTLNGKFTLQPLGFSTTKNEYKAAISKIKSYIAGGHTYQVNYTIKKYFRFSGSVYNLFLQLCRNQKVSYAAFIKNNAEYILSLSPELFFSCKRQKMTVRPMKGTINRGKDASRDCANAFSLKNSYKDRAENIMIVDLLRNDLGRVSKTGSVNTTSIFDIQKLNTLWQMTSTVKSHLESGLSWLEVFRNIFPSGSVTGAPKIRTMEIIHKLESTFRGVYTGSIGYIAPGKEAVFNVAIRTLRIDRRNKLADLGIGSGIIWDSKPEREWQECLLKADFLKEDSLDFQLIETMVLRQGEIALLEYHLERLEESTLYFDFCFKPEKILYQIKRFIKKLKRDRNYKLRLLLFRDGYISLTSQDLTNLGSRPQRIIFSRKYTNSGDSFLFHKTTKRALYNSEHAQYRKKGYFDCIFKNEKGEITEGAISNIFIEKDSKIYTPALSCGLLNGVYRRYLFATAKSLLSECVLHEADIYSADNIYLTNAIYGIIKIQPMKRK; encoded by the coding sequence ATGAAACCAAGCCAAGATAAATTAAATACGCTTCTCTCGCTTATAGAGAAAAAAGAAAATTGTGTATTACTCTGGACTGATTTAAGAGATAGAGAGAATCAGCGCAGTCTGCTTTTTACTGATCCGCAGGATTTGATAATTGCCAGGAGATTAGAAGATGTAGAGAGTTGCTTTGATAAGATCCAGAGCTATCTGCGTCAGGGATTACATATTGCCGGCTATCTTTCTTATGAAGCTAGTTTTGCCTTTGAGGAAAGATTTAAAGGATTGGATACATCAGATAGCGTCTTGATGTGGTTTGGCGTATATCGAAAGCCAAAGATAATACAATTTGATAATTGTAGCCTTAGATTAAGAGAAGATTTTCCTAAGACGCTCAATGGAAAGTTTACCTTACAGCCTTTAGGTTTTAGCACTACAAAGAACGAGTATAAGGCAGCTATCAGCAAGATTAAGTCCTACATAGCAGGTGGGCATACCTACCAGGTAAACTACACCATAAAAAAATATTTTAGATTTAGTGGTTCTGTCTATAACTTATTCCTACAATTATGCAGGAATCAAAAGGTGTCTTATGCAGCTTTTATAAAAAATAACGCTGAATACATTCTTTCGCTCTCACCTGAGCTTTTCTTCAGTTGCAAAAGACAGAAAATGACCGTAAGGCCCATGAAAGGCACCATTAATAGGGGTAAGGATGCATCGAGAGATTGTGCTAATGCCTTTAGCTTGAAAAATTCTTATAAAGACCGCGCTGAGAATATAATGATTGTGGATTTGTTGCGTAATGACTTAGGTCGTGTTTCTAAAACAGGAAGTGTTAATACAACTAGCATTTTTGACATCCAGAAACTTAATACTTTGTGGCAGATGACATCCACGGTTAAGTCTCATCTTGAATCTGGGTTAAGTTGGCTTGAGGTTTTTAGGAATATTTTTCCTTCTGGTTCTGTTACAGGAGCGCCTAAAATCAGAACAATGGAAATTATCCATAAGCTTGAGAGTACTTTTCGTGGTGTTTATACAGGTTCTATAGGCTATATTGCTCCAGGCAAAGAAGCAGTGTTTAATGTAGCAATCAGGACCCTGCGCATTGACCGAAGGAACAAACTAGCTGATTTAGGAATAGGAAGCGGCATTATCTGGGATTCAAAACCAGAGAGGGAATGGCAGGAGTGCCTGTTAAAGGCTGATTTTCTAAAGGAAGATTCTCTTGATTTTCAATTAATTGAGACAATGGTTTTAAGGCAGGGTGAAATTGCTTTATTGGAATATCACTTAGAAAGACTTGAGGAATCAACTTTGTATTTTGATTTTTGCTTTAAGCCCGAAAAGATTTTATACCAGATAAAAAGATTTATAAAAAAATTAAAAAGAGATAGGAATTATAAGTTGCGACTTCTACTTTTTAGAGATGGCTATATTAGTCTTACCAGCCAGGATTTGACCAATTTAGGGTCTCGGCCACAAAGGATAATCTTTTCTCGCAAATATACTAATTCCGGAGATTCTTTTCTTTTTCATAAGACAACCAAGAGGGCCCTCTATAATAGCGAGCATGCCCAGTATCGAAAGAAGGGATATTTCGATTGTATTTTTAAAAATGAAAAGGGTGAGATTACAGAAGGCGCAATATCCAATATTTTCATTGAGAAAGATTCAAAAATTTATACGCCAGCTTTGTCTTGCGGATTATTAAATGGTGTTTACAGGCGTTATCTTTTTGCAACCGCAAAGAGCCTCTTAAGTGAATGTGTATTACATGAGGCTGATATTTATTCTGCTGATAATATATATCTAACTAATGCAATTTATGGTATAATAAAAATTCAACCAATGAAAAGAAAATAA
- a CDS encoding N-acetylmuramoyl-L-alanine amidase — protein MMRGYIKALLILLVFPLLSSCVALPTYEKVSTIPRLPKGEEPAGYRSTITHEVGPGETTWRISKMYDVDIEDIARANNLRDASKLEMGQRIIVPNAAPMSAFIPLYPSRKWKYIIVHHSATEIGNALTLYRGHKRRGFINGLGYHFLIDNGTAGKSDGQIEISPRWIKQQKGAHCKVANMNSEGIGICLVGNLSKRRPTEKQMESLIALINTLKRRYRIPVRNILGHGQVKGARTECPGKLFPWKIFYDGLKRNNKELKSVKGEVG, from the coding sequence ATGATGAGAGGATACATTAAAGCTTTATTGATTCTTTTGGTTTTTCCCTTACTTTCTTCTTGCGTAGCCCTTCCGACATACGAAAAGGTCAGTACCATACCTAGATTGCCAAAGGGAGAAGAGCCCGCAGGATATCGTTCCACAATTACTCATGAAGTTGGTCCGGGTGAGACGACTTGGCGTATTAGCAAGATGTACGATGTCGATATTGAAGATATCGCCCGAGCCAATAATCTGCGCGATGCCTCAAAATTAGAGATGGGCCAGAGGATTATCGTTCCTAATGCTGCGCCAATGTCTGCATTTATTCCTTTATATCCTAGCCGGAAATGGAAATATATTATAGTGCATCATAGTGCTACAGAGATAGGCAACGCCCTTACTTTGTACAGAGGCCATAAGCGTCGCGGTTTTATCAACGGTCTTGGGTATCACTTTTTGATTGATAATGGCACAGCGGGAAAATCAGATGGCCAGATTGAAATTTCCCCTCGCTGGATTAAACAACAAAAAGGAGCTCATTGCAAGGTCGCTAACATGAATAGCGAAGGAATAGGCATATGTCTTGTGGGGAACTTAAGTAAACGAAGGCCGACAGAAAAACAGATGGAGTCTTTAATCGCACTTATTAATACATTGAAGAGACGTTATCGTATCCCCGTAAGGAATATTTTAGGCCATGGCCAGGTTAAGGGTGCTAGGACAGAATGCCCTGGTAAGCTTTTTCCCTGGAAGATATTTTACGATGGCTTAAAGAGGAATAATAAAGAACTAAAGTCTGTAAAAGGGGAAGTGGGATGA
- a CDS encoding RNA methyltransferase, whose amino-acid sequence MDQTKSRLITSVFNPHIKSLIKLRQASSRKRLHLMLVDGIREIKLLKKGNIKINEIYYCEDFLRDRDLLESLSCKNTFRVNSTVFSKIAFGDRKEGIVVVAEQPKKNLEDLEFNEQSVFVVVEAIEKPGNLGAIIRTCEAAGVAGLIVTEGKTDIYNPNVIRASLGTCFSLPLVEATREETLSWLKSGRIRIISSVPDSKISYWQVNFKLPCAIVFGSEDKGVSAAFLSLSESKITIPMQGDVDSLNVSTSVAIVVYELLRQRNISKIR is encoded by the coding sequence ATGGACCAAACTAAATCTAGACTAATAACAAGCGTTTTTAATCCCCATATTAAATCTTTGATTAAATTACGCCAAGCTAGTTCAAGAAAGAGGTTGCATCTTATGCTTGTTGATGGGATAAGAGAGATCAAACTCCTTAAGAAAGGTAATATAAAGATTAATGAAATCTATTATTGTGAGGATTTTTTGAGAGATAGGGATTTGTTAGAAAGTTTATCCTGCAAGAATACCTTTAGGGTTAATTCTACTGTTTTTTCTAAAATTGCTTTTGGCGATAGGAAAGAAGGAATCGTTGTAGTAGCAGAGCAGCCAAAGAAGAATTTAGAGGACTTAGAGTTTAATGAGCAGTCTGTATTTGTAGTAGTTGAGGCTATAGAAAAACCCGGCAATCTAGGTGCGATTATCCGCACCTGTGAGGCAGCAGGTGTGGCTGGTTTAATCGTGACCGAAGGAAAAACCGATATATACAACCCTAATGTTATCCGGGCAAGTCTTGGTACTTGTTTTTCTTTACCCCTAGTTGAGGCGACAAGAGAAGAAACGCTTTCTTGGCTTAAATCAGGCAGGATAAGAATTATCTCTTCAGTTCCTGATTCTAAAATTTCCTATTGGCAGGTTAATTTTAAGCTTCCTTGCGCAATCGTTTTTGGCAGCGAAGACAAAGGGGTCAGTGCGGCCTTCCTAAGCTTAAGTGAATCTAAAATTACTATACCGATGCAAGGTGATGTTGATTCTCTTAATGTCTCAACTTCAGTAGCAATTGTTGTTTACGAACTATTACGGCAGCGAAACATAAGCAAAATTAGATGA
- a CDS encoding rRNA pseudouridine synthase has translation MRLQVFLSHSGTCSRRAAVNLIRTGRVSVNKQPIYEASYAVDPDKDRIFLDGRSISLKKKVYILFNKPKGVVTTRQDKHAKVTVYEHIPKDLYYLYPVGRLDKDSQGLLIFTNDGEFAHRLMHPRFGVKKKYLLRIDQDLSNKDKSALEKGIILDSKRTSCADIVLKDRRNLTISIHEGKKRQIRRMFSHLGYNVVFLKRVSYGVLKLGSLPEARWRNLTKKETDALFRCVGMAV, from the coding sequence ATGAGACTACAAGTATTCCTTTCTCATAGCGGCACATGTTCTAGAAGGGCCGCTGTTAATTTAATCAGAACAGGCAGAGTCAGCGTAAATAAGCAGCCTATTTATGAGGCGTCTTATGCTGTTGATCCGGATAAGGATCGTATTTTTCTTGATGGTCGGAGTATTTCTCTTAAGAAAAAGGTTTATATTTTATTTAATAAACCAAAGGGAGTTGTTACAACGCGCCAAGATAAACATGCAAAGGTAACAGTATATGAGCATATCCCGAAGGACCTGTATTATCTTTATCCTGTTGGCCGGCTAGATAAGGATAGTCAAGGACTACTTATCTTTACTAATGATGGAGAATTTGCTCATAGATTGATGCATCCTAGATTTGGGGTTAAAAAGAAGTATCTGCTTCGCATAGATCAGGACTTAAGCAATAAAGATAAAAGTGCCCTAGAGAAGGGGATAATCCTAGATTCTAAACGCACAAGCTGTGCGGATATTGTTTTGAAAGACCGGCGTAATTTAACCATATCCATACATGAAGGTAAGAAGCGGCAGATCCGCAGAATGTTTTCTCATTTAGGTTATAATGTAGTTTTTTTAAAAAGGGTTTCTTATGGTGTCTTGAAGTTAGGTTCACTTCCTGAAGCTAGATGGCGAAACTTAACCAAGAAAGAGACAGATGCGCTATTTAGATGCGTGGGAATGGCTGTATGA
- a CDS encoding DUF72 domain-containing protein encodes MSAKIRIGTSGWHYSDWRERFYPKTLNTKDWFKFYSRYFNTVEINNTFYRLPSKSVFRNWHVQAEKGFLYSIKANRYITHMKKLKDAAKTLKRFFQHVKLLKANLGPILYQLPPGWSLDLVRFRDFLSELPKGYSHVFEFRNNTWFKKEIFDLMAKHNVSFCIHDMLGVDCPRLLTNDIIYLRFHGTEAKYHGRYSISALKKWSIWVKRQRSRRLYVYFNNDVNAHAVSNAQEFKKILAC; translated from the coding sequence ATGAGTGCTAAGATTCGAATCGGCACCTCAGGATGGCATTATAGCGATTGGAGAGAGAGGTTTTATCCTAAGACCTTAAATACTAAAGATTGGTTTAAGTTCTACAGTAGATATTTCAATACTGTTGAGATTAATAATACCTTTTATCGACTTCCTTCTAAATCCGTATTCAGAAATTGGCATGTCCAGGCAGAGAAAGGTTTTCTCTATAGCATCAAAGCTAATCGTTATATCACCCATATGAAGAAATTAAAAGATGCAGCCAAGACCCTAAAGAGGTTTTTTCAGCATGTAAAGCTCCTAAAGGCAAACTTGGGCCCAATTCTATATCAGTTGCCGCCTGGTTGGAGTCTAGATTTAGTGCGTTTTAGAGATTTCCTCTCAGAATTACCCAAAGGTTATTCGCACGTTTTTGAATTTCGCAACAATACCTGGTTTAAGAAAGAGATCTTTGATCTGATGGCCAAACATAATGTTTCTTTTTGCATCCACGATATGCTAGGCGTTGATTGTCCCAGGCTTCTTACCAATGATATTATTTATTTAAGGTTTCATGGAACAGAAGCCAAGTATCATGGCAGGTATTCTATTTCCGCACTGAAGAAATGGTCTATTTGGGTTAAGAGGCAGAGATCCAGAAGACTTTATGTTTATTTTAATAATGATGTGAATGCGCATGCGGTTTCCAATGCGCAGGAGTTTAAGAAAATCTTGGCATGTTAG
- the rfaD gene encoding ADP-glyceromanno-heptose 6-epimerase, whose translation MIVLTGGAGFIGSCILSELNKRGYTDIIVVDELEKSRDFPNLANKKFSSFFDKDTFLELIRKDKLESNIDVIFHIGACSSTTLDDKDYFMKNNFEYSKSMAEYAVDKNIRFIYASSGATYGDGLSGFSDLDQATLKLKPLNLYGLSKHLFDLWVLNKGLAKRIIGLKYFNVFGPNEYHKADMMSLICKSFDKVVKEKKMRLFKSYKEEYKDGQQKRDFIYVKDAVRATLFFWDNPNIGGIFNIGTGTARTWNDLAQALFKALNIDASIEYIEMPQDLRDKYQYFTQAETGKLKRSGFDCRFMSLEQAVKDYVGYLKNKSYL comes from the coding sequence ATGATTGTCCTAACTGGTGGGGCGGGTTTTATCGGAAGCTGCATCCTCTCTGAATTAAACAAAAGAGGCTATACGGATATAATCGTAGTGGATGAGCTGGAAAAGTCCCGCGACTTTCCAAATCTAGCCAATAAGAAGTTTTCATCCTTCTTTGATAAAGATACATTTCTTGAGCTTATCAGGAAAGATAAACTCGAATCAAATATCGATGTAATCTTTCATATAGGGGCCTGCAGCTCGACTACGCTTGATGATAAGGATTATTTTATGAAAAATAATTTCGAATATTCTAAATCTATGGCTGAGTATGCAGTTGACAAAAATATACGTTTTATCTATGCAAGTTCCGGGGCTACCTATGGAGATGGCTTATCTGGTTTTTCAGATCTAGATCAAGCAACGCTAAAATTAAAACCACTTAACCTATATGGACTCTCCAAACACCTTTTTGATCTCTGGGTGCTTAATAAAGGTCTAGCAAAAAGGATCATAGGATTAAAATATTTTAATGTCTTCGGTCCTAATGAATACCACAAGGCTGATATGATGAGCTTAATCTGTAAGTCATTTGATAAGGTAGTCAAAGAAAAAAAGATGCGTTTGTTTAAATCATACAAAGAAGAATATAAGGATGGGCAGCAGAAAAGAGATTTTATCTATGTTAAAGATGCTGTGCGGGCTACGCTTTTTTTCTGGGATAATCCTAATATTGGCGGTATCTTTAACATCGGGACAGGAACTGCGCGAACCTGGAATGATCTTGCGCAGGCCTTATTCAAAGCCCTAAACATAGACGCTAGTATTGAATACATAGAAATGCCGCAAGACCTGCGTGATAAATATCAATATTTCACTCAGGCTGAGACTGGAAAGCTAAAAAGAAGTGGTTTTGACTGCAGATTTATGAGCCTTGAGCAGGCAGTCAAGGATTATGTCGGCTATCTGAAAAACAAGTCTTATCTCTAA
- a CDS encoding response regulator encodes MSEIRVLIVDDEKDFCLSFKDFLKSKAITADVAFDGDSARHLIESNTYSIIFFDYNMPGITGIDLPKIIKEHSPDAKKILVTGYDLVDAKLKELLGLDALLRKPVKLADLYRFIEAEKA; translated from the coding sequence ATGAGCGAGATAAGAGTTCTTATAGTTGATGATGAAAAGGATTTTTGCCTGAGTTTTAAGGATTTTTTAAAGAGCAAGGCAATTACCGCTGATGTTGCCTTTGATGGTGATTCTGCCAGGCATTTAATTGAGTCTAATACTTATAGTATTATATTTTTTGACTATAATATGCCCGGTATAACCGGTATTGACCTGCCAAAGATTATTAAGGAACATAGCCCAGATGCTAAGAAGATTCTTGTTACTGGCTATGATCTGGTTGACGCGAAGCTAAAAGAACTCTTAGGACTAGATGCCCTACTAAGAAAACCTGTAAAATTGGCAGATCTTTACAGGTTTATCGAAGCGGAAAAGGCCTGA